From Carassius gibelio isolate Cgi1373 ecotype wild population from Czech Republic chromosome B21, carGib1.2-hapl.c, whole genome shotgun sequence, the proteins below share one genomic window:
- the si:dkey-175m17.7 gene encoding uncharacterized protein si:dkey-175m17.7, with amino-acid sequence MPPLPLDERIVVIQRPKSLALRVASPPTTSQSSSHRPATHNKPPPHLPQPQPPPPHFHPGSNYLSLECKHRQSSHVQRDKGEPDAPFEGSSHNASHCHSNGIVTLGPRPHKHTHTIDIRVSLDKGVRGESYIDKSRSSSLTRSGSIKGNRTKRVSLHLDPGRSERKCKGKSSELVEKHHQNHNQSQNRTPHSSHHPNQLTVSPGGILEFVPAQRQQSKSKPTRERDLSLKSCSATASHPLHSDRDVSSVGNKENSKLGPGHQLPHTHSVSHHHSSAPLPHAAILSPHYPAVPPSLPPRGPSSFQHISQPRPSRPREHRPQILHALPLSPTSSQGGFPSPDHTCTIDFSHPCGCWRLVRCRRGRGHSAGCHGHSTSPSSSFSHAQGTSAANGGDGTMGLKTLGGCLSTASTTNTSSSNSTVSDCRTGLLRPLGCASCSGEAGAFESPAAFRKKLVGGCLPCTPLSSSAPLRALQSCVSGCNPKASQTGSSTCSYCSSDPIVVTFNPHRGNPPNMGRNMGAHTVGGYQPDDDDYSVRTIWPEELAKKMTRSKTQPIHHNASIGMGSGRTCMGHNQKSGNPVILDCRNLMEFTRSQLTDQAGRRRLQQGKMAVLDFIGSGNSGDQGRDSLKRLWNKGADACMGDGNGFDDEVLPQSPSLHSPSPDSPPSFSPPPSAPSTLIKPKPKQREREGGHTLPSAQSLHLVLNSLNREQDEENGRVHLSLPLSSSLPASLSEESVMTPDVENAVISPILPFLFLGNERDAQDLDLLLRLNIGFVVNVTTHLPLYHLDTGLVRYKRLPATDNSKQNLRQYFEEVFEFIEEAHQCGRGVLVHCQAGVSRSATIVIAYLMKHTLMTMTDAYKYVRSRRPIVSPNLNFMGQLLEFERDLNSGVTPRILTPKLSGLETQV; translated from the exons ATGCCTCCGCTCCCTCTTGACGAGCGCATAGTGGTTATTCAGCGCCCCAAAAGTTTGGCCTTGCGCGTGGCCTCCCCACCAACCACTTCACAGTCTTCCTCACACCGCCCAGCCACTCACAACAAGCCCCCACCCCACTTACCACAACCCCAACCCCCACCACCCCATTTCCATCCAGGTTCCAACTACCTGTCTCTGGAATGCAAGCACAGACAATCATCCCATGTTCAGAGAGATAAAGGAGAACCAGATGCTCCCTTTGAGGGCAGCAGCCACAATGCTAGCCATTGTCACAGCAATGGGATAGTAACTTTAGGTCCAAGACCTCACAAGCACACACATACCATTGACATTAGAGTGTCTTTGGACAAAGGTGTAAGAGGAGAATCCTACATAGACAAAAGCCGCAGCAGTAGTCTTACCCGAAGTGGAAGCATCAAAGGGAACAGAACTAAACGGGTGTCACTGCACTTGGATCCAGGGCGAAGTGAAAGGAAATGCAAAGGAAAGTCTTCTGAATTAGTGGAGAAGCATCACCAGAACCATAATCAGAGTCAAAACCGGACTCCGCACAGCAGCCATCATCCGAACCAACTCACAGTCTCTCCTGGAGGGATCTTGGAATTTGTACCAGCGCAGAGACAGCAGTCAAAATCCAAGCCaacaagagagagagacctgTCATTAAAGTCTTGCTCTGCAACTGCCAGCCACCCATTGCACAGTGATAGGGACGTATCATCTGTAGGAAACAAAGAAAACTCCAAACTGGGACCCGGCCACCAACTGCCCCACACCCACAGCGTATCCCATCACCACAGTTCAGCCCCATTACCCCATGCTGCCATCCTAAGCCCACACTATCCTGCTGTACCACCCTCGCTCCCTCCCCGAGGCCCTTCCTCCTTCCAGCACATCAGTCAACCCCGTCCCTCACGCCCTAGAGAACATCGGCCCCAAATTCTTCACGCTTTGCCCCTCTCCCCTACTTCCTCCCAAGGAGGCTTCCCCAGTCCTGACCACACATGTACGATTGACTTTTCCCACCCTTGTGGCTGTTGGAGGTTAGTTCGTTGTAGAAGAGGTAGAGGTCACTCGGCTGGCTGCCACGGTCATAGTACAAGCCCATCCTCTTCGTTTTCCCACGCCCAAGGAACAAGTGCTGCCAACGGAGGTGACGGAACCATGGGATTGAAGACTTTAGGAGGGTGTCTGTCCACTGCTTCCACCACCAACACCTCCTCTTCCAACAGCACTGTCTCGGACTGTCGCACAGGGCTGCTCAGACCTTTGGGTTGTGCATCCTGTTCTGGAGAAGCTGGAGCTTTTGAGAGCCCTGCTGCTTTCCGTAAGAAGCTGGTTGGGGGTTGTTTACCCTGTACTCCCCTTTCCTCATCTGCACCTCTTCGAGCACTCCAGAGTTGCGTTAGTGGGTGCAATCCCAAAGCAAGCCAAACTGGAAGCTCCACGTGCAGTTACTGCAGTAGTGACCCCATTGTAGTGACCTTTAACCCGCACAGAGGGAATCCTCCCAATATGGGGCGTAATATGGGTGCACATACCGTGGGAGGATACCAGCCTGATGATGACGATTACAGTGTACGCACAATCTGGCCGGAGGAGCTAGCAAAAAAGATGACTCGCTCTAAAACCCAACCTATCCATCACAATGCAAGTATTGGAATGGGCTCAGGGAGGACCTGCATGGGCCACAACCAGAAAAGTGGCAATCCTGTAATCCTGGACTGTCGGAACCTTATGGAGTTCACTCGTTCCCAGCTGACAGATCAGGCAGGGCGACGGAGGCTCCAGCAAGGCAAGATGGCAGTTTTGGACTTTATCGGATCAGGGAATAGTGGAGACCAGGGTAGAGATTCCCTCAAGCGGCTTTGGAACAAAGGAGCAGATGCTTGCATGGGGGATGGCAACGGGTTTGATGACGAAGTGCTTCCACAATCCCCATCCCTCCACTCTCCATCTCCAGATTCTCCTCCATCGTTCTCACCCCCACCCTCTGCTCCTAGCACACTTATTAAACCCAAACCCAAACAGCGAGAGAGGGAGGGTGGACACACCTTACCCTCGGCCCAGTCGCTCCACTTGGTCCTCAACTCACTCAACAGAGAACAAGATGAGGAAAATGGAAGAG tGCATCTTTCCCTCCCTCTTTCCTCATCCCTCCCAGCTTCACTATCTGAGGAGAGTGTCATGACCCCAGATGTGGAGAATGCTGTGATCAGCCCCATCCTCCCTTTCCTTTTTCTTGGCAATGAGAGAGATGCACAGGATTTGGATCTACTGCTTCGTCTCAACattggttttgtggtcaatgTCACAACCCATCTTCCCCTCTACCACCTGGACACAGGCTTGGTGCGTTACAAAAGGCTACCTGCCACTGACAACAGCAAGCAGAACCTGCGACAGTATTTTGAAGAGGTTTTTGAGTTTATCG AGGAAGCTCACCAGTGTGGACGGGGCGTTCTTGTGCACTGCCAAGCAGGTGTGTCCCGCTCAGCTACTATAGTCATTGCTTACCTGATGAAGCACACCCTCATGACCATGACTGATGCCTATAAGTATGTGCGCAGCCGGCGGCCAATAGTCTCCCCCAACCTCAACTTCATGGGCCAGCTGCTAGAGTTTGAGAGAGACCTCAACTCTGGGGTAACACCTCGCATCCTCACCCCAAAACTGAGTGGCCTGGAAACACAAGTTTAA